One window from the genome of Chrysemys picta bellii isolate R12L10 chromosome 15, ASM1138683v2, whole genome shotgun sequence encodes:
- the LOC135975756 gene encoding uncharacterized protein LOC135975756, producing MQSSPAEVTMQSQNRKRAPAWTDREVLDLIAVWGDESVLSELRSKRRNAKIYEKISKAMTERGYSRDATQCHVKIKELRQAYQKTKESNGRSGSQPQTCRFYEALHSILGAAATTTPPLTVDSEDGILSTAASSEMLADGEDEEGEKEDEAVDSAYNADFPDSQDLFITLTEIPYQPSPGVNPDPESGEGSVAVNVSRPTLASPSQRLAQIRRRKKRTRDDMFSELMGCSRAESAQQTQWRENMSQYQRAHSEREERWRQEDQQATQTLLGLMREQTETLRRLVDVLQDRRQEDRAPLQSISNRHSPPQSPIPPSPKVPRRRGGRCRENCHSTPADYSSNRRLSFPKI from the exons atgcagagttctccagcagaggtgaccatgcaatctcagaatagaaagagggccccagcatggaccgatcgggaagtcttggatctgatcgctgtgtggggcgatgagtccgtgctttcggagctgcgatcgaaaagacggaatgcaaaaatctacgagaagatctcaaaagccatgacagagagaggatacagccgggatgcaacgcagtgccacgtgaaaatcaaggagctgagacaagcgtaccagaagaccaaagagtcaaacggacgctccggatcccagccccagacatgccgtttctacgaggcactgcattccattctaggtgcggccgccaccactaccccaccactgaccgtggactctgaggatgggatattgtcgacggccgcttcctcggagatgttagcggacggggaagatgaggaaggtgagaaggaggacgaggcagtcgacagcgcttacaacgctgatttcccagacagccaggatctcttcatcaccctcacagagatcccctaccaaccgtccccaggcgttaacccggaccctgaatcaggggaaggatcagtcg ctgtgaatgtctcccgacctaccctggcatccccctcgcagaggctggcgcagattaggcggagaaagaaaaggacacgggacgacatgttctcagaacttatgggctgctcccgagccgagtcGGCACAGCagacacagtggagagagaacatgtcgcaataccagcgagcacacagcgaacgggaggagaggtggcggcaggaagaccagcaggcaactcaaacgctgcttggactaatgagggagcaaacggagacgctccggcgccttgtggatgttctgcaggaccggaggcaggaggacagagccccgctgcagtctatctctaatcGCCAttccccgccacaaagtcccatacccccctcacccaaagtcccaagaaggaggggcggcaggtgccgtgaaaactgtcactccacccctgcagactactcaagtaacagaaggctctcattcccaaagatttga